One genomic region from Caldicoprobacter guelmensis encodes:
- a CDS encoding ribbon-helix-helix protein, CopG family, with protein sequence MAELRKILVSLPDSLLREVDEIVAIEKRNRSEFIREAMKLYLRERHKMEIREKMKKGYEEMAKLNAELSKVGFESSNEALAAYEALLSESE encoded by the coding sequence GTGGCTGAATTAAGGAAAATTTTGGTGAGCTTACCTGATAGCCTTTTGAGGGAAGTTGATGAGATTGTTGCAATTGAGAAGCGAAACAGGAGTGAGTTTATTCGAGAGGCCATGAAACTTTACCTTAGGGAGAGGCATAAGATGGAAATAAGGGAAAAGATGAAAAAGGGCTATGAGGAGATGGCAAAGTTAAATGCAGAGTTGAGCAAGGTAGGATTTGAATCCAGTAATGAGGCTTTAGCGGCTTATGAAGCCCTTTTATCGGAGAGTGAATGA
- a CDS encoding type II toxin-antitoxin system PemK/MazF family toxin: MIVRRGEIYYADLSPVVGSEQGGVRPVLIVQNDIGNKYSPTVIVAAITSQINKAKLPTHVELSASEYGLPKDSVILLEQIRTIDKKRLREKICTLSPEVMEKVNEALQISLGLIDL, encoded by the coding sequence ATGATAGTGAGAAGAGGAGAAATTTATTATGCGGACCTCAGCCCGGTAGTGGGCTCGGAACAGGGTGGAGTGAGGCCGGTGCTTATAGTACAGAACGATATAGGGAACAAGTATAGCCCTACCGTCATTGTGGCGGCCATCACTTCGCAAATCAACAAGGCAAAGCTTCCCACTCATGTGGAGCTCAGTGCATCTGAGTATGGATTGCCTAAAGATTCGGTCATATTGCTCGAACAAATAAGGACAATAGATAAAAAGAGGTTGAGGGAGAAGATATGTACGCTATCCCCTGAGGTTATGGAAAAAGTAAATGAGGCACTTCAGATAAGCCTGGGGCTTATCGATCTTTAG
- a CDS encoding YitT family protein → MKKLYLLIKDYVLIVVGTFLTALAFNFFLIPHKIAPGGLSGIGTVVYYLFGIPVGVTMLVLNVPMFIIAIKELGKDFGFKTFLATVLLSAFIDFVKVPSLTHDSILASIYGGVLMGIGLGLVFQGNATTGGTDLFAKIMHKFFPILGVGWILFVVDFLVVLTAAIVFGPSQALYALVSLYLSARVIDLVLEGLNSAKAFIIISDHANEISHRIMTDVDRGVTFLEGRGAYTMQRKNVILCVVNRAQVVQLKAIVNEVDPLAFVLVTDVREVMGEGF, encoded by the coding sequence ATGAAGAAGCTGTATTTACTCATAAAAGATTATGTACTTATTGTGGTGGGCACGTTTCTAACTGCTCTGGCATTTAACTTTTTTTTAATACCTCACAAGATTGCTCCGGGGGGATTGAGCGGTATAGGTACGGTAGTGTACTACCTCTTTGGAATACCGGTAGGCGTTACTATGTTGGTTCTCAATGTTCCCATGTTTATAATAGCCATTAAAGAGCTTGGTAAAGATTTTGGATTTAAGACGTTTTTGGCAACGGTATTACTATCGGCATTTATTGATTTCGTTAAGGTCCCATCGCTTACGCATGACTCTATACTTGCTTCCATTTATGGTGGGGTATTGATGGGCATTGGTTTAGGGCTTGTCTTCCAGGGTAATGCAACTACGGGTGGGACTGACCTGTTTGCGAAGATAATGCACAAATTTTTTCCTATACTAGGAGTAGGGTGGATACTTTTTGTAGTTGACTTTTTGGTGGTGTTGACAGCAGCTATTGTATTTGGACCAAGCCAAGCACTTTATGCATTAGTGTCTTTATATTTGAGTGCCCGGGTGATAGACCTGGTATTGGAAGGGCTGAACTCAGCCAAGGCTTTTATCATAATTTCTGACCATGCCAATGAAATAAGCCACAGGATTATGACAGATGTTGACAGAGGTGTCACTTTTCTAGAAGGCAGAGGGGCGTATACCATGCAAAGGAAAAATGTGATCTTGTGCGTAGTGAATAGGGCACAGGTAGTACAGCTAAAGGCCATCGTAAACGAGGTGGATCCTTTAGCTTTCGTTTTGGTTACTGATGTTAGAGAGGTGATGGGCGAGGGCTTTTGA
- a CDS encoding universal stress protein → MANERNIMICVTRQKACERLIKMGKQMVKSHAGAKLYVVHVAKNGENFLGNPDEGEALDYLFQVSKEAGAEMTVLRSNHVVDTLVDFAKRNNVSIVVMGESPGYRDNDDRNIIQEMERRLPDLEFKVVPQG, encoded by the coding sequence ATGGCTAATGAGCGTAATATTATGATTTGTGTGACACGGCAGAAAGCCTGCGAACGCTTGATTAAAATGGGTAAACAGATGGTAAAAAGTCATGCCGGTGCTAAACTGTATGTGGTTCATGTAGCAAAAAATGGAGAAAATTTTTTGGGCAATCCTGATGAGGGGGAGGCATTGGACTACCTGTTTCAGGTCTCTAAAGAGGCGGGTGCCGAGATGACGGTGCTTCGCTCTAACCACGTGGTGGATACGCTGGTGGATTTTGCAAAAAGGAATAATGTTTCTATTGTGGTCATGGGTGAATCGCCTGGTTACAGGGACAATGACGATAGGAACATAATACAGGAGATGGAGAGGCGTTTGCCGGATTTGGAGTTTAAAGTTGTACCTCAAGGTTAA
- a CDS encoding efflux RND transporter periplasmic adaptor subunit, whose product MDCCYTKRFKWVVTFLLAAFLGVFLSGCYLFPKEEPVLAPPLIEPPEITYDVMEVKRGTIEKKITGSGTFVSVEQGNMFFKARGGRIKAIHVKIGDKVKKGDLLAELDTAGLEYEIEQQKLVLRKAQLRYNQIKESGGDKYSLEIAACDVELARLQLKNLQRQLEEAKLRSTMDGTVVYVDNRLGQGDYIDAYSTLVKIADPTKLQLQYSGSNLSDFQVGMKVEVKIRDNVYEGQVVMTPATVPVNADESLKNVVRIDVPNLPEDVTMGDTAQFTLTLDKRENVIVLPRNLVRNYMGRKYVLVLENGLKKERDVEVGLETPTEVEIIKGLEEGEKVIVD is encoded by the coding sequence ATGGATTGTTGCTATACCAAGAGATTTAAATGGGTTGTAACTTTTTTATTGGCAGCATTTCTGGGCGTATTCCTTTCAGGGTGTTATTTGTTCCCTAAAGAAGAGCCGGTGTTGGCGCCGCCGTTAATTGAACCCCCTGAAATTACTTATGACGTTATGGAAGTAAAGAGGGGAACTATAGAGAAGAAGATTACAGGTTCGGGTACTTTTGTTTCAGTTGAGCAAGGTAATATGTTTTTCAAGGCACGAGGAGGTCGCATAAAGGCAATTCATGTTAAGATAGGGGATAAGGTCAAAAAGGGTGATTTACTGGCAGAGCTTGATACTGCCGGGCTGGAGTACGAGATTGAGCAGCAAAAGTTAGTACTCCGTAAGGCGCAGCTGAGATATAACCAAATAAAGGAGTCGGGTGGAGATAAGTATTCTCTTGAAATAGCTGCCTGTGACGTTGAACTGGCGAGGTTACAGCTAAAAAATCTGCAGCGTCAGTTGGAAGAAGCAAAGTTAAGGTCTACTATGGATGGGACGGTGGTCTATGTGGATAACCGGCTGGGACAGGGGGATTATATAGATGCATATTCCACCCTTGTTAAGATAGCCGATCCTACCAAGCTTCAGCTCCAGTATTCAGGTAGTAATCTTTCGGATTTCCAGGTAGGAATGAAGGTAGAAGTGAAAATACGCGATAATGTGTATGAGGGACAAGTGGTGATGACTCCTGCGACGGTACCCGTCAATGCCGATGAAAGCCTTAAAAATGTTGTTAGAATAGATGTGCCCAACTTGCCTGAAGATGTCACTATGGGTGATACAGCTCAATTTACCCTTACTCTGGATAAGCGTGAGAATGTTATAGTCCTTCCGAGAAATCTGGTAAGAAATTATATGGGCCGTAAGTATGTATTGGTGCTGGAAAATGGGCTCAAGAAGGAACGCGATGTTGAAGTAGGGCTGGAGACTCCTACTGAAGTGGAGATCATCAAAGGCCTTGAAGAGGGTGAAAAGGTAATTGTGGATTGA